One Phycisphaerae bacterium RAS2 DNA window includes the following coding sequences:
- the nlhH_1 gene encoding Carboxylesterase NlhH, with protein MVAGAPIIQRTLLFTLAALLGAVTRPVPAKAQITPTFNDVPYAVVPLDAGGTMTVFLDVYMPTAGTPPHPMLLWIHGGGWQGGTHNNVPAMALQLRDQGFVVASVNYRLSGSAVFPAQIHDVKGAVRFLRANAATYSLDVNRFGSWGTSAGGHLSALLATSGDAPALEGTSGGNLAFSSAVQAAVDFFGPTDILNMQLDVTTPPGGAFNHDDPGSPESHLVGWDAPGQGIGNIRANLANPTPPYPALVQLCMQVNPITWLTPGDPPLFISHGTSDTAVPIRQSVRLCDAMYAANLYRDYRPVTGAGHGPLGATTEAAARVFLIHRLTPIPFVPGDLNCDGTLSAADLEPMVLALMNPAGHTAAFPSCDIGRADCNSDQRLDGGDIRAFVEMLVP; from the coding sequence ATGGTAGCCGGCGCGCCGATCATCCAGCGGACACTCTTGTTCACCTTGGCGGCCTTGCTTGGCGCGGTCACTCGCCCCGTCCCAGCCAAGGCCCAGATCACACCGACGTTCAACGATGTTCCCTACGCCGTGGTGCCGCTTGATGCCGGCGGGACGATGACGGTCTTTCTCGACGTTTACATGCCGACGGCGGGAACGCCGCCGCATCCAATGCTGCTGTGGATTCACGGGGGCGGGTGGCAGGGCGGCACGCACAACAACGTGCCCGCCATGGCGCTGCAGCTGCGCGATCAGGGTTTTGTCGTCGCCAGCGTGAATTACCGTTTAAGTGGAAGCGCCGTTTTTCCGGCGCAGATCCATGACGTGAAGGGCGCGGTGCGATTCCTTCGAGCCAACGCCGCGACCTACAGCCTCGATGTCAATCGGTTCGGCTCCTGGGGCACGTCGGCCGGCGGGCATCTGTCGGCGCTGCTGGCGACCTCGGGCGATGCGCCGGCTCTGGAGGGAACATCCGGCGGCAACCTGGCGTTTTCAAGCGCGGTGCAGGCGGCGGTCGATTTCTTCGGCCCGACCGACATCCTGAACATGCAGCTCGACGTGACCACGCCGCCGGGCGGCGCGTTCAATCACGACGATCCCGGTTCACCTGAATCGCATCTGGTCGGCTGGGACGCCCCGGGCCAGGGCATCGGAAACATTCGCGCGAACCTCGCCAATCCAACTCCGCCGTATCCCGCGCTGGTCCAGCTTTGCATGCAGGTCAATCCGATTACATGGCTCACACCCGGCGATCCACCGCTTTTCATTTCACACGGAACGAGTGATACGGCGGTTCCCATTCGACAGAGCGTCCGGCTCTGTGATGCCATGTATGCGGCCAACCTGTATCGCGACTACCGGCCCGTGACCGGCGCGGGGCACGGCCCGCTCGGCGCGACGACCGAGGCAGCCGCCCGCGTTTTTTTGATTCATCGACTCACGCCGATCCCGTTCGTTCCCGGTGACTTGAACTGCGATGGCACCCTGAGCGCCGCCGACCTGGAACCGATGGTCCTGGCGCTCATGAACCCGGCAGGCCATACGGCGGCCTTTCCTTCCTGCGACATCGGTCGCGCGGATTGCAACAGCGATCAACGACTGGATGGCGGCGATATTCGCGCATTTGTCGAAATGCTGGTGCCCTGA
- a CDS encoding hypothetical protein (Transcription termination factor Rho), producing MPRPGHNRAHPPRKPRRPGDGPSAKHPRQPMRREPVRNEKPSGVVVESFEPQDDELDLEPVAQNDAPVRTESPARAETEGAGFSAGLAGEGGAPREGAMGPTGEGATPGGPGLDRETHERYEKVKRGDLHITELQKMSVNDLHDLAKQEGITDYALMKKQELIFKILKERINKNGLMYGEGVLEILPDGFGFLRSPEYNYVPCPDDIYISPSQIRRFGLRSGHIVAGQIRPPKESEKYFALLRVEAICFEEPDKVTEKAVFEDLTPHHPIKRIVLETSNDEINMRVIDIVTPIGFGQRMLIVAPPRTGKTVLMQKMANAITTNHPDAYVIILLVDERPEEVTEMQRHTKAEVVSSTFDEPASRHVQVAEMVIEKARRLVEYGRDVVILLDSITRLARAYNTEVPHSGKILTGGVDANALQKPKRFFGAARAVEEGGSLTIIGTALVDTGSKMDEVIFEEFKGTGNSELHLDRRLVDKRIWPAIDIAGSGTRKEELLLDPKELELVYKLRRVLVDMNPVEAMELLTTRLKKVKSNAEFLMTMNLA from the coding sequence ATGCCACGACCCGGTCACAACCGCGCTCATCCCCCTCGCAAGCCGCGCCGCCCCGGCGACGGCCCGTCCGCCAAACATCCGCGCCAGCCCATGCGGCGCGAGCCCGTACGGAATGAAAAGCCCTCCGGCGTGGTGGTGGAGAGCTTCGAGCCGCAGGACGACGAATTGGATCTCGAGCCGGTTGCGCAAAATGACGCGCCGGTGCGCACGGAATCCCCCGCGCGAGCCGAAACGGAAGGCGCCGGTTTCTCGGCCGGACTCGCCGGCGAGGGTGGCGCGCCGCGCGAGGGCGCGATGGGACCGACCGGCGAGGGCGCGACCCCCGGCGGGCCGGGCCTCGACCGTGAGACGCACGAACGCTACGAGAAGGTGAAGCGCGGCGACCTGCACATCACCGAGTTGCAGAAGATGTCCGTCAACGACCTGCACGATCTGGCCAAGCAGGAGGGCATCACCGACTACGCCCTGATGAAGAAGCAGGAACTCATCTTCAAGATTCTCAAGGAGCGGATCAACAAGAACGGCCTGATGTACGGCGAGGGCGTGCTGGAGATTCTGCCCGACGGGTTCGGTTTCCTGCGCAGCCCGGAATACAACTACGTGCCCTGCCCGGATGACATTTACATCAGCCCGTCGCAGATACGACGCTTTGGTCTGCGAAGCGGGCACATCGTTGCCGGGCAGATTCGCCCGCCAAAGGAAAGCGAGAAATATTTTGCCCTGCTCCGGGTCGAGGCGATCTGCTTCGAAGAGCCGGACAAGGTCACCGAGAAAGCGGTCTTTGAAGATCTCACGCCGCATCACCCGATCAAGCGAATCGTGCTGGAGACGAGCAACGATGAAATCAACATGCGCGTGATCGACATTGTCACGCCGATCGGCTTCGGCCAGCGCATGCTGATCGTTGCGCCGCCGCGCACCGGCAAGACCGTCTTGATGCAAAAGATGGCCAACGCCATCACGACGAACCACCCCGATGCGTATGTGATCATTCTTCTCGTCGATGAGCGGCCGGAAGAAGTGACCGAAATGCAGCGGCACACCAAGGCCGAGGTGGTGTCGAGCACGTTCGACGAGCCGGCCAGCCGCCACGTGCAGGTCGCCGAAATGGTGATCGAAAAGGCGCGGCGACTGGTGGAGTACGGCCGCGACGTGGTGATTCTGCTCGACTCGATCACGCGCCTCGCGCGGGCGTACAACACCGAAGTGCCGCACTCCGGCAAGATTCTGACCGGCGGCGTCGATGCGAACGCATTGCAAAAGCCCAAGCGATTCTTCGGCGCGGCCCGCGCTGTGGAGGAGGGCGGCAGCCTGACGATCATCGGCACGGCCCTGGTCGACACCGGCTCGAAGATGGACGAAGTCATCTTCGAAGAGTTCAAGGGCACCGGCAACAGCGAGCTGCACCTGGATCGGCGCCTGGTGGACAAGCGTATCTGGCCCGCCATCGACATCGCCGGCTCCGGCACTCGCAAGGAAGAGTTGCTGCTGGACCCGAAGGAGCTGGAGCTGGTCTATAAGCTCCGCCGCGTGCTGGTGGACATGAACCCCGTCGAGGCGATGGAGCTGCTCACGACGCGCCTGAAGAAGGTCAAGAGCAACGCCGAGTTCCTGATGACGATGAATCTGGCGTAA
- the coaE gene encoding Dephospho-CoA kinase, with the protein MTKEGRSKPVVGLSGGIGSGKSTVASILADLGAAVISSDALNTLELASPEVQQTLIGWWGDSIRSPEGGVDRRKVSELIFDDESQRLRLQALLHPRIAARRSVLMADAEVNPTVRMVVVDSPLLFETGLDQMCDTVVFVDTTEELRKGRSEKARHWTPGELKRRENSQYPLDMKRARADHMVHNNSTLTDLRQQVERVFAAVLADFGERS; encoded by the coding sequence GTGACGAAGGAAGGTCGCAGCAAGCCCGTGGTGGGTCTTTCGGGCGGCATCGGCTCCGGCAAGAGCACGGTGGCGTCGATCCTCGCGGACTTGGGCGCGGCCGTGATTTCGTCCGATGCGCTGAACACGCTGGAGCTTGCATCCCCCGAAGTTCAGCAGACGCTGATCGGCTGGTGGGGCGATTCGATTCGCTCGCCGGAGGGCGGCGTCGACCGGCGGAAGGTTTCGGAGTTGATCTTCGACGACGAATCGCAGCGGCTCCGGCTGCAGGCGCTGTTGCACCCTCGGATCGCGGCGCGGCGTTCGGTGCTGATGGCCGATGCCGAGGTAAACCCCACGGTGCGCATGGTTGTTGTGGACAGTCCCCTGTTGTTCGAGACGGGGCTGGATCAGATGTGCGATACGGTGGTTTTTGTTGATACGACGGAAGAATTAAGGAAAGGAAGGTCCGAAAAGGCCCGCCATTGGACGCCGGGAGAACTGAAGCGACGAGAAAACTCCCAATACCCTCTGGACATGAAGCGGGCGAGAGCCGATCATATGGTGCATAACAATTCCACCCTGACGGACCTGCGCCAGCAGGTGGAACGGGTCTTCGCCGCGGTTCTCGCGGATTTCGGCGAACGCTCCTGA
- the cysK_2 gene encoding Cysteine synthase, producing the protein MSTKISPESALTNAIALCRERNIVIPTFAQQKDPSLIPPRIKDRLKNVGLWDVDPANLFRITWKNEPVACGGGYNNGNWIEFPPALTGVPARIIGIVGKHFPTGAHKVGAAFGCLVPRLVTGQFDPTTQKAVWPSTGNYCRGGAYDCVLLGCTAVAILPEGMSRERFEWLRSIGAEVIATPGCESNVKEIYDKCWEIRRTRPDCVIFNQFEEFGNAAWHYHVTGSIVEDIFRQLHASLPINEPRASARADSNTAHAPDAPRGRKSAAPFRLAGYVSATGSAGTIAAGDYLRTIAPHVRVVAVEALQCPTLLACGFGDHRIEGIGDKHIPWIHNVRNTDLVAAIDDEQCLALMRLFNEDAGRKVLEAEGVARDVIDRLPDIGISSMCNLVAAIKTAKHYEMDGRDVLFIPLTDSMELYASRIEEQRAAHGAYSDSLAGRHFARYLEGIGVDHLRELGYHDRKALHNFKYFTWVEQQQRGVDELRRLWDPDFWTQQFEEAAGWDARIEEFNREVGLGS; encoded by the coding sequence GTGAGCACGAAGATTTCTCCAGAGTCCGCCCTCACGAACGCCATCGCCCTCTGCCGCGAGCGGAACATCGTCATCCCCACCTTCGCGCAGCAGAAAGACCCGTCGCTCATCCCGCCGCGCATCAAGGACCGCCTCAAGAACGTCGGCCTGTGGGACGTCGATCCGGCCAATCTCTTTCGCATCACATGGAAGAACGAACCGGTCGCCTGCGGCGGCGGCTACAACAACGGAAACTGGATCGAGTTTCCGCCCGCCCTCACTGGTGTGCCCGCGCGCATCATCGGAATTGTCGGGAAGCATTTTCCCACCGGCGCGCACAAGGTCGGCGCGGCCTTCGGCTGTCTCGTGCCGCGGCTGGTCACCGGCCAGTTCGACCCGACGACGCAGAAGGCGGTCTGGCCCAGCACGGGAAACTACTGCCGGGGCGGGGCGTACGACTGCGTGCTGCTGGGCTGCACGGCTGTGGCGATCCTGCCCGAGGGCATGTCGCGCGAGCGGTTTGAGTGGTTGCGGTCGATCGGGGCCGAGGTGATCGCGACGCCGGGCTGCGAGAGCAACGTCAAGGAGATTTACGACAAGTGCTGGGAGATCCGGCGCACGCGCCCCGATTGCGTGATCTTTAATCAGTTCGAGGAGTTCGGCAACGCGGCGTGGCATTATCATGTCACGGGGTCGATCGTGGAAGATATTTTTCGGCAGTTGCACGCCTCGTTGCCGATCAATGAGCCGCGGGCTTCAGCCCGCGCGGATTCCAATACGGCGCACGCTCCCGATGCGCCGCGCGGACGGAAGTCCGCGGCTCCCTTTCGCCTCGCCGGCTACGTCTCCGCGACGGGTAGCGCCGGCACGATCGCCGCGGGCGATTACCTTCGCACGATTGCGCCGCACGTTCGCGTCGTCGCCGTCGAAGCCCTGCAATGCCCCACGCTGCTGGCCTGCGGATTTGGCGACCATCGAATCGAAGGCATCGGCGACAAGCACATTCCGTGGATTCACAACGTGCGGAACACCGACCTGGTCGCGGCCATTGATGATGAGCAGTGCCTGGCGCTGATGCGATTGTTCAACGAAGACGCGGGGCGAAAGGTATTGGAGGCGGAAGGCGTCGCGCGCGACGTAATCGATCGCCTGCCGGACATCGGCATTTCCAGCATGTGCAACCTCGTTGCGGCAATCAAGACCGCGAAGCATTACGAGATGGACGGGCGCGATGTGCTGTTCATCCCACTGACCGATTCGATGGAGCTGTACGCCTCACGCATCGAAGAGCAGCGCGCCGCTCACGGGGCTTACAGCGACTCGCTCGCCGGCCGGCACTTCGCGCGCTACCTCGAAGGCATCGGCGTCGATCACCTCCGCGAGCTGGGCTACCACGACCGAAAGGCGCTGCACAACTTCAAGTACTTTACGTGGGTCGAACAGCAGCAGCGCGGCGTGGACGAGCTGCGCCGATTGTGGGATCCGGACTTCTGGACGCAGCAGTTTGAAGAGGCCGCCGGCTGGGACGCGCGGATTGAGGAGTTCAATCGGGAGGTCGGGCTTGGTTCCTGA